A window from Lachnoanaerobaculum umeaense encodes these proteins:
- the prmC gene encoding peptide chain release factor N(5)-glutamine methyltransferase, which produces MKYIEAFDKYVKLLEGKNFKDAKSDILMLIYEIFDFDFSKWTMHKYDEIEDISKLNTLDEYVEKRLGHMPIQYILNKAYFCGLLLYVNKDVLIPRFDTEVLVEEVLKFSKKDTSKRILDMCTGSGAIAIALKRLGNFERVDALDISNKALDVAKKNAKDLNLDINFFESDMFSSLTYENKYDIIVCNPPYIQSDVVDTLESEVKDFEPRLALDGDIDGMKFYRIIAENFTRFLTPKGVLVLEIGYDEAEDIRNLFKDKTVVIKKDLANLDRVAIIY; this is translated from the coding sequence ATGAAATATATTGAGGCTTTTGATAAATATGTAAAGCTGTTGGAGGGAAAAAACTTTAAAGATGCAAAAAGTGATATACTCATGCTTATATATGAGATATTTGATTTTGATTTTTCAAAATGGACGATGCATAAGTATGATGAGATAGAGGATATATCAAAGCTTAATACATTGGATGAATATGTGGAAAAAAGACTTGGTCATATGCCGATACAGTACATTTTAAATAAGGCATATTTTTGTGGACTTTTGCTGTATGTAAATAAAGATGTACTTATTCCAAGATTTGATACGGAAGTACTGGTTGAAGAAGTTTTAAAGTTTTCAAAAAAAGATACAAGTAAAAGAATACTTGATATGTGTACAGGTTCAGGTGCTATAGCCATTGCACTAAAAAGATTAGGAAACTTTGAGAGAGTGGATGCACTGGATATATCAAATAAGGCACTAGATGTTGCAAAAAAGAATGCAAAGGATTTGAATCTGGATATTAATTTTTTTGAGAGTGATATGTTTTCAAGCTTAACATACGAAAATAAATATGATATCATAGTATGCAATCCACCCTATATACAGAGTGATGTTGTGGATACACTTGAAAGTGAAGTAAAGGATTTTGAGCCCAGACTTGCACTTGATGGAGATATTGATGGCATGAAATTTTATAGGATAATTGCTGAAAATTTCACTCGTTTTTTAACTCCAAAAGGAGTATTGGTACTGGAAATAGGATATGACGAGGCTGAAGATATTCGCAATCTGTTTAAGGATAAAACTGTAGTTATAAAGAAAGATTTAGCAAATTTAGACAGAGTAGCAATCATATATTAA
- a CDS encoding DUF1385 domain-containing protein, which translates to MKYSGIGGQAVIEGIMMKNGDRYSTAVRKSDKTIAVMEDKYESLTTKFPILGLPFLRGIFSFIDSLVLGMKTLAYSSSFFEDDENSKPSKFEEKLIQIFGDKLDKVVMGITMFISIVISIAVFMLLPMFLSNIIKLKFENYYVIAIFEGIIRIAIFILYIKLISRMEDINRTFMYHGAEHKCINCIEHGLELNVENVMKSSKEHKRCGTSFIIIVMMISILFFMVIRVDTIWLRAVSRIVLVPVIAGVSYEFLRIAGRSDFWLVNLISKPGLWMQGLTTKEPTPDMVEVAIVAVERVFDWRAYLEENF; encoded by the coding sequence ATGAAATATTCAGGAATAGGCGGACAGGCTGTAATAGAGGGTATCATGATGAAAAATGGTGATAGATACTCTACAGCAGTTAGAAAGTCGGATAAAACAATAGCAGTAATGGAAGATAAATATGAGAGTCTTACTACAAAGTTTCCAATTTTGGGTCTTCCATTTCTTAGAGGCATATTTTCATTTATAGATTCTTTAGTCTTAGGAATGAAAACATTAGCATACTCATCCAGTTTTTTTGAGGATGATGAAAACTCAAAGCCATCAAAGTTTGAAGAAAAATTGATACAGATCTTTGGAGATAAGCTGGATAAGGTAGTAATGGGAATTACTATGTTTATTTCAATAGTGATATCAATAGCGGTATTTATGCTACTGCCAATGTTTTTAAGTAATATTATTAAGTTGAAATTTGAAAATTATTATGTGATTGCAATTTTTGAGGGAATAATAAGGATAGCAATATTTATTCTATATATAAAATTAATTTCAAGAATGGAAGACATAAATAGGACCTTTATGTACCATGGTGCAGAGCATAAATGTATTAATTGTATAGAACATGGACTTGAGCTGAATGTAGAAAATGTAATGAAAAGTTCAAAAGAGCATAAGAGATGTGGTACCAGTTTTATTATTATTGTAATGATGATCAGTATACTTTTCTTTATGGTTATCAGAGTGGACACCATATGGCTTAGAGCAGTATCAAGAATTGTTCTTGTACCGGTAATAGCGGGGGTAAGCTACGAGTTTTTAAGAATTGCAGGAAGAAGTGATTTCTGGCTTGTAAATCTTATAAGTAAACCGGGACTTTGGATGCAGGGACTTACAACAAAGGAGCCTACACCTGATATGGTGGAGGTAGCTATAGTAGCAGTTGAAAGGGTATTTGACTGGAGAGCATACTTAGAGGAAAATTTCTGA
- a CDS encoding MFS transporter, which yields MNQNGVHRAKLWQIGGFALNNTATNLYLFFMNFISYYLVGFVGVGVVLASTIVMNMRIWDGVTDPFIGYVVDKTDSKFGKNRPFMLIGNIILAVFSFLIVHVTHKVPESSRLLVFIILYMIYIIGYTFQCVVTKSAQTCLTNDPKQRPMFTIFDGIYNTILFAAIPVLVFQKLIPKYGKFTEEFFHEFWLITAVVSGIFTVIAIFAISAKDRTEFFGLGKPTKIRLRDYWEVLSKNRAIQMLVVSASTDKLALTTQSNAVVVIMVYSIVCGNTAAGGQVAAYTAIPTALMLFFGVGYIARYLGQRKAMLFGSIGGLVTCILSIASFYIFDPTTLRFPGEGFTGWNTFTIVFLVLFLLMKGFTGVSGNIVIPMTADCADYEVYRSGKYVPGLMGTLFSFVDKLISSLGATIVGLCCAYIGFKDELPTVDTPMSPAIKAVAMFCMYGLLIIGLVCNLIAMKFYPLTKEKMESIQAEIAEIKKRAES from the coding sequence ATGAATCAGAACGGAGTTCACAGGGCTAAGTTATGGCAGATAGGTGGATTTGCCTTAAATAACACAGCTACAAATTTGTACCTATTTTTTATGAATTTTATCAGTTACTATCTGGTAGGATTCGTAGGTGTAGGAGTAGTGCTGGCATCTACTATCGTTATGAACATGAGAATTTGGGACGGAGTTACAGATCCTTTTATAGGATATGTGGTAGACAAGACAGATTCTAAATTCGGAAAAAATAGACCTTTTATGCTTATAGGAAATATCATATTGGCTGTTTTCTCATTTTTGATAGTGCATGTAACACACAAGGTACCGGAGAGCAGTAGACTATTGGTATTTATCATTTTATATATGATCTATATCATAGGATATACTTTCCAATGTGTTGTTACAAAGTCAGCACAGACTTGTCTTACAAATGATCCTAAGCAAAGACCGATGTTTACGATCTTTGACGGCATCTACAACACAATTTTATTTGCAGCAATACCGGTTTTAGTATTCCAAAAGCTTATACCTAAGTATGGAAAATTTACAGAAGAATTTTTCCATGAGTTTTGGCTTATAACCGCAGTTGTATCAGGAATATTTACAGTTATTGCAATATTTGCAATATCAGCAAAGGATAGAACTGAGTTCTTCGGACTTGGAAAACCTACCAAGATAAGACTTAGAGATTATTGGGAGGTATTATCAAAGAACAGAGCAATACAGATGCTTGTTGTTTCTGCATCTACAGATAAGCTTGCACTTACTACACAGTCAAATGCAGTAGTTGTAATTATGGTTTATTCTATAGTTTGCGGCAATACAGCGGCAGGTGGTCAGGTAGCAGCTTATACTGCAATACCTACAGCACTTATGTTATTCTTTGGAGTAGGTTATATTGCAAGATATCTGGGACAGAGAAAGGCAATGCTATTCGGTTCTATAGGTGGACTTGTAACATGTATACTTTCAATAGCATCATTCTATATTTTTGATCCTACAACTTTGAGATTCCCTGGAGAGGGATTTACAGGTTGGAACACATTTACAATAGTATTCCTTGTATTATTCCTACTTATGAAGGGATTTACAGGAGTATCAGGAAATATAGTAATACCTATGACAGCAGACTGTGCAGACTATGAGGTATACCGCTCAGGTAAATATGTACCTGGACTTATGGGAACACTTTTCTCATTTGTAGATAAGCTTATTTCATCACTTGGAGCTACAATAGTTGGACTTTGCTGTGCATATATAGGATTTAAGGATGAACTTCCAACAGTGGATACACCGATGTCTCCGGCAATTAAGGCAGTTGCAATGTTCTGTATGTATGGACTTCTTATAATAGGACTTGTTTGTAATCTTATTGCTATGAAGTTCTATCCTTTAACAAAGGAGAAGATGGAAAGTATTCAGGCTGAAATAGCTGAAATAAAGAAAAGAGCAGAGAGTTAA
- a CDS encoding nucleoside kinase: MKKFKVNIDNKSYEYVEGTRYFDIAKEHNEKALLVKVNGKLQELYKNLKSDIDLEFITLKDSIGRMTYERSAILILLKSIKDIYGNTIKPVVEFSTGNGLYIRLNGKDDFDIDRIDGRMREIVDENLRIEKMNVHTETAIKMFHEAGLYDKEKLFKFRRVSRVNIYKLEDFIDYNYGYMVYSTGYIDKYIITKYKDGLVLIIPKKESPNVVEEFAPEEKIFNELNNASRNAEDMGVANVGSLNEMIANGMTNEMILISEAYMEKKIGDIADDIVKRDDVKLVMIAGPSSSGKTTFSHRLSIQLRAHGLKPHPMEVDNYFKNREDTPRDEKGELDFESLDAMDIEKFNEDMLALLNGEEVEIPSFNFKTGQREYNGNFLKLGKDDILVIEGIHCLNDKLSYKLPNDSRYKIYISALTQLNIDEHNRIPTTDGRLLRRMIRDVRKRGISPTKTLSMWESVRRGEERNIFPYQSSADATFNSALNYEIAVLKQYVEPILFSVKKDCNEYQEAKRLLKFFDYFLGIPSDNVPSNSILREFIGGSTFKV; the protein is encoded by the coding sequence ATGAAAAAGTTTAAAGTAAATATAGATAATAAGTCTTATGAATATGTGGAAGGTACCAGATATTTTGATATTGCAAAGGAGCATAATGAAAAAGCACTATTAGTAAAGGTCAATGGAAAACTTCAAGAACTCTATAAGAATCTTAAGTCGGATATAGATCTTGAATTTATTACATTAAAAGATTCCATAGGTCGTATGACTTATGAGAGAAGTGCTATACTCATACTGCTTAAGTCTATTAAGGATATATATGGTAATACAATAAAGCCTGTTGTAGAATTTTCTACAGGTAATGGGCTTTACATAAGATTAAATGGTAAAGATGATTTTGATATAGACAGAATCGATGGCAGGATGCGTGAAATAGTAGATGAAAATCTTAGAATTGAGAAGATGAATGTTCACACAGAAACAGCTATAAAGATGTTCCATGAAGCCGGACTTTATGATAAGGAGAAACTTTTTAAATTCAGAAGAGTGTCAAGAGTAAATATATATAAGCTTGAAGATTTTATTGATTATAACTACGGATATATGGTTTACTCAACAGGATATATTGACAAATACATTATTACAAAATATAAGGATGGATTGGTTCTTATTATTCCAAAGAAGGAAAGTCCAAATGTAGTGGAGGAGTTTGCACCGGAAGAGAAGATATTTAATGAACTTAATAATGCAAGTAGGAATGCAGAAGATATGGGTGTTGCTAATGTGGGATCATTGAATGAGATGATTGCAAATGGCATGACAAACGAGATGATACTTATATCTGAGGCATATATGGAGAAGAAGATCGGAGATATAGCTGATGATATTGTAAAGAGGGATGATGTAAAGTTGGTAATGATTGCAGGACCTTCATCATCAGGTAAGACAACTTTTTCGCACAGGCTTAGTATACAGTTAAGAGCACATGGATTAAAGCCACACCCTATGGAAGTAGACAATTACTTTAAGAATAGAGAAGATACTCCAAGAGATGAAAAGGGCGAGTTAGATTTTGAAAGTTTGGATGCAATGGATATAGAAAAGTTTAATGAAGATATGCTTGCACTGTTAAATGGAGAAGAAGTTGAGATTCCTAGCTTTAATTTTAAAACAGGACAAAGAGAGTATAATGGCAATTTCTTAAAACTTGGTAAGGACGATATTCTTGTTATAGAGGGTATACATTGCCTTAATGATAAGCTATCATATAAGCTGCCAAATGATAGTAGATACAAGATATATATAAGTGCATTGACCCAATTAAATATTGATGAACACAATCGTATACCTACAACAGATGGAAGACTATTAAGAAGAATGATAAGAGATGTTAGAAAAAGAGGCATTTCTCCTACCAAAACATTGTCAATGTGGGAATCTGTAAGAAGGGGAGAGGAAAGAAATATTTTTCCATATCAAAGCAGTGCAGACGCTACTTTTAATTCTGCACTGAATTATGAAATTGCTGTTTTAAAACAGTATGTAGAGCCAATTTTATTCAGTGTGAAAAAAGACTGTAATGAGTATCAGGAGGCAAAGAGACTATTGAAGTTCTTTGATTATTTCCTAGGAATACCAAGTGATAATGTACCTTCAAATTCTATTTTAAGAGAATTTATAGGTGGAAGTACATTTAAAGTGTAA
- the prfA gene encoding peptide chain release factor 1: MFDNLEDIVVHYDEVMAELASGDVASDQNRFRKLMKEQSDLAPLVETYGEYKKAKQLQEDALEMLEMNDDEMREMAKEELAEGKRLEEELSEKLKILLLPKDPNDDKNIMLEVRAGAGGDEAALFAMQLYRMYTHYAESQNWKVEMIDVNENGIGGYKEVVAMVSGKGAYSKLKYESGVHRVQRVPETESGGRIHTSTASVAVMPEAEEVDVQIDMNDVRIDVMRASGNGGQCVNTTDSAVRLTHYPTGIVIYSQTEKSQLQNKEKAFTLLRSKLYEIELEKKQSAEAADRRSQIGTGDRSEKIRTYNFPQGRVTDHRINLTLYKLDKIMNGDIQELIDGCIAADQAAKLAKLNEQ; this comes from the coding sequence ATGTTTGATAATTTAGAAGATATAGTAGTACATTATGATGAAGTCATGGCAGAACTTGCCAGTGGTGATGTGGCTAGTGATCAGAATAGATTTAGAAAGCTTATGAAAGAGCAGTCTGATCTTGCACCACTAGTGGAAACTTATGGGGAATATAAGAAAGCCAAGCAATTACAGGAAGATGCACTTGAAATGCTTGAGATGAATGATGATGAAATGAGAGAGATGGCAAAAGAAGAACTTGCAGAGGGTAAAAGACTTGAAGAGGAGCTTTCTGAAAAGTTAAAGATTTTACTTTTGCCAAAGGATCCCAATGATGATAAGAATATAATGCTGGAGGTCAGAGCCGGAGCAGGTGGCGATGAGGCGGCATTGTTCGCTATGCAGCTGTATCGTATGTACACTCATTATGCGGAGTCTCAAAACTGGAAGGTGGAGATGATTGATGTGAATGAGAACGGTATAGGTGGATACAAGGAAGTTGTAGCAATGGTAAGCGGTAAGGGTGCTTATTCAAAACTTAAGTATGAGTCCGGAGTTCATAGAGTACAAAGAGTACCTGAGACTGAATCAGGTGGAAGAATACACACCTCTACAGCATCTGTTGCGGTAATGCCTGAAGCGGAAGAGGTTGATGTACAGATTGATATGAATGATGTCAGAATAGACGTTATGAGAGCCAGCGGAAATGGTGGACAGTGTGTCAATACCACAGACTCTGCAGTTCGCCTTACTCACTATCCTACAGGTATTGTTATTTACTCTCAGACAGAAAAGAGTCAGTTACAAAACAAGGAAAAGGCATTTACACTTCTTAGATCAAAGCTTTATGAAATAGAGCTGGAGAAAAAGCAAAGTGCAGAGGCAGCAGATAGAAGAAGTCAGATCGGTACAGGTGACAGATCTGAAAAGATCAGAACCTACAATTTCCCACAGGGAAGAGTAACGGATCACAGAATAAATCTTACTTTATATAAACTTGATAAGATAATGAATGGTGATATTCAGGAGCTTATAGATGGATGTATTGCAGCAGATCAGGCTGCAAAACTTGCCAAACTTAACGAACAATAG
- a CDS encoding ribose-phosphate pyrophosphokinase codes for MPNDFVFRDQLPVAPLKIAALESCYDFAKKVNDYILEFRRNDTTELMKSKMDLHYRGYDCDNYLLDISCPRFGSGEAKGIINESVRGADVFVMVDVLNHSLSYKLNGFTNYMSPDDHYQDLKRIISASIANAKRVNVIMPFLYESRQHKKTKRESLDCALALSELVDMGVSNIITFDAHDPRVQNSIPLTGFDNFMPTYQFVKALFGNISDLKVSKDDMMIISPDEGAMNRAVYLANNLGVDMGMFYKRRDYSRVIDGRNPIVAHEFLGSSVAGKDVIIMDDMISSGESMLDTAKELKKRNAKRIIICATFGLFTNGLAKFDEFHNLGLIDYVCTTNVHYRNPELLTKPWYLEADMTKYLAAIINSYNHDVSIGKSLSSTTKIQNFVAKFK; via the coding sequence ATGCCAAACGATTTTGTTTTTAGAGATCAGTTGCCTGTAGCACCCCTAAAAATTGCTGCTCTTGAAAGTTGTTACGATTTTGCGAAGAAAGTCAATGACTATATACTTGAATTTAGAAGAAATGACACTACTGAGCTTATGAAAAGTAAAATGGATTTACATTACAGAGGCTATGACTGTGATAATTATCTTCTTGATATTTCCTGCCCAAGATTTGGATCAGGTGAGGCTAAGGGAATCATAAATGAATCAGTTCGTGGTGCAGATGTATTTGTAATGGTGGATGTATTGAACCACTCACTCAGCTATAAACTGAATGGTTTCACCAATTATATGTCACCTGATGATCATTATCAGGATTTGAAGAGAATCATCAGTGCAAGTATTGCAAATGCAAAAAGAGTCAATGTCATCATGCCTTTTTTATATGAAAGCAGACAGCATAAGAAAACAAAGAGAGAATCTTTAGACTGTGCTTTAGCACTTTCAGAACTTGTGGATATGGGAGTAAGCAATATTATTACATTTGATGCACATGATCCACGAGTACAAAACTCTATTCCACTTACAGGATTTGATAACTTCATGCCAACATACCAATTTGTTAAGGCTTTATTTGGAAATATATCTGATTTGAAGGTAAGCAAAGATGATATGATGATCATAAGCCCTGATGAAGGTGCTATGAACAGGGCTGTATACCTGGCAAATAACCTTGGGGTAGATATGGGTATGTTCTATAAAAGACGTGATTATTCCAGAGTAATTGATGGTAGAAATCCTATAGTTGCCCATGAATTTTTAGGTAGCAGTGTAGCCGGCAAAGATGTAATAATTATGGATGACATGATTTCTTCAGGTGAAAGTATGCTTGATACAGCTAAAGAGTTAAAGAAGAGAAATGCAAAAAGAATTATTATCTGTGCTACATTTGGATTATTTACAAATGGACTTGCAAAGTTTGATGAATTTCATAATCTTGGTCTTATTGACTATGTTTGTACAACTAATGTACATTACAGGAATCCGGAATTGCTTACAAAGCCATGGTATCTGGAAGCTGATATGACAAAGTACCTTGCAGCTATTATAAACTCATACAACCATGATGTTTCTATAGGTAAGAGCCTTTCATCAACAACAAAAATACAAAACTTTGTCGCAAAATTCAAATAA
- the rpmE gene encoding 50S ribosomal protein L31 has protein sequence MKQGIHPNYYQATVTCNCGNTFVTGSTKEDIHVEICSKCHSFYTGQQKSAQARGRIEQFNRRYGVQAE, from the coding sequence ATGAAACAGGGAATACATCCAAATTATTATCAGGCAACAGTAACTTGCAACTGTGGTAACACATTTGTAACAGGTTCAACAAAGGAAGATATCCACGTAGAAATTTGTTCTAAGTGCCATTCTTTCTATACAGGACAGCAGAAATCAGCTCAGGCACGTGGTCGTATCGAGCAGTTTAACCGTAGATATGGTGTTCAGGCTGAATAA
- a CDS encoding YitT family protein, with product MEKNEKYNIKTDIKRFVVITLAAILMAVNIKTFVKTGDLFPGGATGITLLITRSADMFFNIKLPYTVVNIALNAIPVYIGFRYIGKKFTLFSCWVILLAGFMVDIIPGYVITEDILLITIFGGMINGLVISICLLMNATTGGTDFISIFLSEKKGMDSFNIILAGNAVVLLIAGLLFGWDRALYSIIFQYVTTTVIHILYRKYQQVTLFIVTDHPNEVCNMISDISNHGATTWKAEGHYNHCERTLVYSIVSSAEADKVVRAIKEIDKAAFINLIKTQQLLGRFYRRRAD from the coding sequence ATGGAAAAGAATGAAAAATACAATATAAAAACAGATATAAAAAGATTTGTTGTTATTACACTGGCTGCAATTTTGATGGCTGTTAATATCAAGACTTTTGTAAAAACTGGAGATTTATTTCCAGGAGGTGCTACAGGTATTACACTTCTTATTACAAGGTCTGCGGATATGTTTTTTAATATAAAATTACCTTACACTGTTGTAAATATTGCTTTGAATGCAATACCTGTATATATTGGATTTAGGTATATAGGAAAGAAATTTACTTTATTTTCTTGTTGGGTTATTTTGCTTGCCGGTTTCATGGTGGATATTATTCCGGGATATGTTATTACAGAGGATATATTGCTCATAACAATTTTTGGTGGAATGATAAATGGTTTGGTTATAAGTATTTGCCTTTTGATGAATGCTACCACAGGTGGTACTGACTTTATTTCTATTTTTTTATCAGAGAAAAAAGGAATGGATTCATTTAATATAATTTTGGCAGGAAATGCAGTTGTACTTTTGATAGCAGGACTTTTATTTGGTTGGGACAGGGCATTATATTCAATTATATTCCAGTATGTCACAACAACAGTTATACATATATTGTATAGAAAGTACCAACAAGTCACACTTTTTATTGTTACAGACCATCCAAACGAGGTATGCAATATGATTTCAGATATAAGTAATCATGGTGCTACCACTTGGAAAGCGGAGGGACATTACAATCACTGTGAGAGAACCTTGGTATATTCTATAGTTTCAAGTGCCGAAGCTGATAAGGTGGTCAGAGCTATTAAGGAGATAGATAAAGCAGCATTTATAAATTTGATAAAAACACAGCAGCTTCTTGGAAGATTTTACAGGAGGAGAGCGGATTAG
- a CDS encoding branched-chain amino acid aminotransferase, whose translation MEIKDLDWGNIGFNYRITDYRYVSNFKDGKWDDGELSKESNVTINESAGILQYCQEVFEGLKAYRTKDGHIVTFRPDLNANRMHDSAKRLEMPPFDEERFLEAVDKVVIANEAWVPPFGSGATLYIRPYMFASSPVIGVKPAEEYQFRMFVTPVGPYFKGGAKPITITVSEFDRAAPRGTGHIKAGLNYAMSIHPLMEAHRNGFDENMYLDAATRTYVEETGGANFIFITKDNTVVTPKSNSILPSITRRSLLYVAEHYLGLKTEERPVAFDEIKEFKEAGLCGTAAVISPVGRIYRGEEVISLPAGMEGMGEITKKLYDTLTGIQMGEIKAPQGWIRKIK comes from the coding sequence ATGGAAATAAAGGATTTAGATTGGGGAAATATAGGTTTCAACTACAGAATTACTGATTACAGATATGTCAGCAATTTTAAAGATGGAAAGTGGGATGATGGAGAACTTTCAAAAGAATCAAATGTTACAATAAATGAGTCGGCAGGTATTTTACAGTATTGCCAGGAGGTATTTGAAGGTTTAAAAGCTTACAGAACCAAGGACGGACATATCGTCACATTCAGACCTGATCTAAATGCAAATAGAATGCATGATTCAGCTAAAAGACTTGAAATGCCGCCATTTGATGAGGAGAGATTTCTTGAGGCAGTAGATAAGGTAGTAATTGCAAATGAAGCATGGGTGCCGCCATTTGGTTCGGGAGCTACACTTTATATAAGACCGTATATGTTTGCTTCATCACCTGTAATAGGAGTAAAGCCTGCAGAAGAATATCAGTTTAGAATGTTTGTAACACCTGTAGGACCTTATTTTAAAGGCGGTGCAAAGCCTATTACAATTACTGTAAGTGAATTTGACAGAGCAGCACCAAGAGGTACAGGGCATATAAAGGCAGGACTTAATTATGCTATGAGTATTCATCCTCTTATGGAAGCACATAGAAACGGATTTGATGAAAATATGTATCTGGATGCAGCTACAAGGACTTATGTTGAGGAGACAGGCGGTGCTAACTTTATTTTTATTACTAAAGATAATACAGTAGTTACACCAAAATCAAATTCTATATTACCATCTATTACAAGAAGATCTCTTCTTTATGTTGCAGAGCATTATCTTGGACTTAAGACAGAGGAAAGACCGGTTGCATTTGATGAAATAAAGGAATTCAAAGAGGCAGGTCTTTGCGGTACTGCAGCGGTTATTTCTCCGGTAGGAAGAATCTACAGAGGGGAAGAGGTTATAAGTTTACCTGCAGGTATGGAAGGTATGGGAGAGATTACAAAGAAGCTTTATGATACTCTTACCGGAATACAGATGGGTGAAATTAAAGCACCACAGGGATGGATCAGAAAAATAAAATAA
- a CDS encoding helix-turn-helix transcriptional regulator: MNYHKYEDDTLMTITRIEKRYEIEEEFLQELSSGDFSRALSVYKVFSGLKLEERSGDSYQDAKYLAIVLGTLCRKTLQYRNKVHPYYLNAISTEMALELNNTKTVLDIKNISIKYIKKYCLLARNHSLHQYTDIVNKTISYIELNYKEDLSLSDLSKHFHISKNYLSAIFRKQLGKTVTEFIHNVRMDKAIFLLNSTKLPIHNIATLCGYNDSNYFCRIFKKQHEISPAQYRNSLFQ, translated from the coding sequence ATGAATTATCACAAATATGAAGATGATACTCTTATGACAATTACTCGTATTGAAAAAAGATATGAAATTGAAGAGGAATTTTTACAAGAGCTATCATCAGGAGATTTTTCAAGGGCTTTGAGTGTTTATAAAGTTTTTAGTGGCCTTAAACTTGAGGAGAGAAGTGGAGATTCTTATCAAGATGCCAAATATCTTGCCATTGTACTTGGTACATTATGTAGAAAGACCCTGCAATACAGAAACAAGGTTCATCCTTATTACCTTAATGCCATATCTACTGAAATGGCATTAGAACTAAATAATACAAAAACTGTACTTGATATAAAGAATATCTCTATAAAGTACATTAAAAAATACTGTCTTTTAGCCAGAAATCATTCACTTCATCAGTATACTGATATAGTCAATAAAACTATTTCCTATATAGAATTAAACTATAAAGAGGACTTAAGTCTCTCAGATCTTTCCAAACATTTTCATATAAGCAAAAACTATCTCAGTGCAATATTTAGGAAGCAACTTGGCAAAACTGTAACAGAATTTATTCATAATGTCAGGATGGATAAGGCCATATTTCTGCTTAACTCTACAAAGCTTCCTATTCATAATATTGCTACTCTCTGTGGTTACAATGACAGCAATTATTTTTGTAGAATATTTAAAAAACAGCATGAAATTTCTCCTGCACAATACAGAAATAGTCTATTTCAATAA